ttctcttcattttcttattttctttccgGACAAATAAAAGTAGCTATGAATAAACACGAAAAAAACAGTGAGAGCTCCTTCagaaagagataaaaattaGAACTCTAGTGGCACATTTAGATATTCATTGCATTCTCTAGATATATTTGAGGGGACATCACCGTATTAAAATTGACCAGAGATCTTGGGATGCCCTCCCTTGTGGGGCCTAGCCGCTTGATGAgatctaaaatttatataacaaaTCCATTTTGAGGGGCGGATTTAGACATTAACGTGGTTGGCGTGTGGTTCTCACTTCCATTTTCATGGGGCCCACGTCTGCCTTCACAAACTATTGAGAGtgaacaaatcaagcataaacaagtaaaaaaatatggtcaaaaaacataaaaatcgcAAGCAATATCTAAATTTAGTTATCAATCGAGAGAATCACGAATGAGAAAACATACAAGTTATACAAATTCAgactcaaataaaataaatatgggTGTTTGCCGCACTGTCGCAACAAGCAAGAACGGGAGAGCTAGTGAGCAAGAGTCAAGCGAGCAAGAAAGGCAACAAGCAAaagcgagagcgagggcaagcGCAAGGGAAGGTAGGGAAAAGTTTAGAAGTTTGCAAAAAGGCACTGAGCGAGGGAAGAGGGGTGCATGATTGGGGTGGGCTGAAGCATGGTTTAGATTCAATAGGGCTAgactattattaaaaattcatcttttttatactataaatttaaatttaattgtgtgTTACCTGTAGCTGGCCCACACGTAAATCCACCCCTCCCCACCTTAATTTAACTCAAAGTTTGTACTCATCCCCATCATCATCTTAGGGTCTAGATCTATTTGCCGATTACCTTAAAGCAGTCCGCTGCACATTAACATGATGTTTTACTTTCCTGTCCATAATTGCTTGCAAGCAAAATTACTTGTATGGTAAGAGTGCAGGATTAGCTTCCAGGTGTTAAAGCAGAATTAAGCTAGGGTTCTAGAAAACCTTTCAAAGTTCTTCCAAAATGAAATAGTTCTTCTGTTTTTGCAGTGTGGCTATTCTTTTGGTTACTAGATTGacattaaagaagaaaaaaaaagaagaaataataataataaagtaataaatacCTATGATGCATAAAAATTCATCGAGAGTATTGTTTTAGCCTTTCTAAATCGTTGCATGTATTGAAACACtgaaaacacaacaaaaaaaaaaaaaaaaaaacatttgtgagccatttttataatttgaaaagCATTTTAAGATCGTTTCATaatattaggaaaaaaaattctctaaCTCAattgtattatgaaatttatatttatttttaaattaaataataatttttatattaaatttatatttactaaagcccatatattattttatttacgcATTTtcaatgtttatgttttttacatttttaaaaaatatcgtttctccattttcatttcatatcatatctatttttatttctatgcaATCTAGATcaatacttatatttttttataaataaaatatcaaatagatAATGTCTTGGTACTCTAAAACGAAAAGTCTTAATGAAATGTCATTTGAAGATATCTAAATCAACCATCTCCCTTTTGAAAACAACagagtattttttaaaaatgtcggTACCATAAGAATACGTTGGTTGATTTAAGATGATCTATCAAGAAAGAAGTAAAGGTTGGTAGCATTTGGCTgccaagaaaaaagaaacagaagggaaaaaaaaaaaaaagagcttaAAATTCAAGCTATCTGTTATCTATGGTTTCAGTTCATTCTCAGCTTTCATCTTCTAGGCCACATTATTTTCTTCAAAGATCAGAACTCTACTGCTAGAGAGATTACGAGCAGCACATCTACCAAAATTGAAACAGgaaaaaataatgcataaaattgaagaGAATGTGAAGGGattaagaagaagaggaagagaagatgAAGCAAACAGGAagggagagaggggggggggggggggggagagaatCATAATTGTATTCAATATCATAGCTGACTGAAACATAATTAAACTAATTATGGTtatctcaccaaaataaaagtCCCATCCTTCTAATTGGGACACTGCAGTCAAAACTGTATCTTACCATGCCTGTTTTATAGTCCTCAACTGAGGACAGGTGGAAAGAGATGTAAAGTATACACTCAACCAGAAGATCTTCAAGTTACTGATGGATGAAGGAAACAATGAATAGATGCCCCATGTTGAATGTGTAGAGTTGATACAGATGAAGAAGTTGAACTGCCAAGAGAACCTCTTCCCACCAACCCAAATGCCCTTTTGGTCATTCCTATTCTCCACTTCCCTTGCCTATATAATGAACTCTCCAACACATGGAAATCAGGCATTGCCAATCCAATTAAGCATCAAATCTCTTTCTCAGAACTTGTCAAGAACCTCACTGAGCTGCAACAATGGCTTATCAGCACTCCCCATCCTCCTTGATAATGCTATTATTTGTTGTATTATCATCAGTGGCTAGTAATATGGTGATGGGAGAGGCTCGTCGCCTACTGGAAACCACCTTACCCGAGCTTCCTAAGCCTGAGCTGCCACCACTTCCCCATGTCCCGGAGCTTCCAAAGCCTGAGCTGCCACCACTGCCTAAAGTCGAATTGCCACCAGCACAACATCTCCCAACTCTACCAAAGCCTGAGTTGCCGGTTGTGCCTAAACCTGACCTACCGGCTGCCCCAAAGCCTGAGCTGCCTACTGTGCCAAAACCCAAGTTGCCAACTGAGTCAAAACCTAAGCTAACTGCCATGCCAAAACCTGAGTTGCCAACTGTACCAAAACCTGAGCTACCTACTGTGCCCAAGCCAGAATTGCCTGTTGTACCCAAGCCTGAGCTGCCAACAGTGCCCAAGCCAGAATTGCCTGTTGTACCCAAGCCTGAGCTGCCAACTGTGCCCAAGCCCGAGCTCCCTACCATGCCAAAGCCCGAGTTGCCAGCTGTGCCAAAGCCCGAGTTGCCTGCTGTGCCAAAGCCCGAGTTGCCAACTGAGTCAAAGCCTAAGCTATCTGCCATGCCAAAACCTGAGTTGCCAACTGTACCAAAACCTGAGCTACCTGCCGTGCCCAAGCCAGAATTGCCTGTTGTACCCAAGCCTGAGCTGCCAACGGTGCCAAAACCTGAGTTCCCAACTGTGCCCAAGCCCGAGCTACCTGTCGTGTCCAAGCCTGAGCTCCCTACCATGCCAAAGCCCGAGTTGCCTGCTGTGCCAAAGCCTGAGTTGCCAAAAATGCCAGAACTACCATCTCTACCCCATCTCCCCAACCTGCCTAAGCCCACATTGCCAACCCTGCCCAAGGACATTCCCATTCCTTCCCTGCCCAAAGATACTCCTTGAATGTTATGTGTCTTAGAATATGCTCCTCCAGACATGTCATCTACAGTACTTAAACAGGATTTGCATAGATGTGTCGgtgcttcttgcttcttctgTCATTTATTTGTACCATCTACTGTActtttaagtt
This window of the Diospyros lotus cultivar Yz01 chromosome 5, ASM1463336v1, whole genome shotgun sequence genome carries:
- the LOC127801603 gene encoding protein PELPK1-like produces the protein MAYQHSPSSLIMLLFVVLSSVASNMVMGEARRLLETTLPELPKPELPPLPHVPELPKPELPPLPKVELPPAQHLPTLPKPELPVVPKPDLPAAPKPELPTVPKPKLPTESKPKLTAMPKPELPTVPKPELPTVPKPELPVVPKPELPTVPKPELPVVPKPELPTVPKPELPTMPKPELPAVPKPELPAVPKPELPTESKPKLSAMPKPELPTVPKPELPAVPKPELPVVPKPELPTVPKPEFPTVPKPELPVVSKPELPTMPKPELPAVPKPELPKMPELPSLPHLPNLPKPTLPTLPKDIPIPSLPKDTP